From the Rhea pennata isolate bPtePen1 chromosome 12, bPtePen1.pri, whole genome shotgun sequence genome, the window TAGGTGCATTCAGGTGCTTCATCAGCTCCGAATAACCCATGGTGGCTGTCTTTGTCAAAACCAGAGCCTGGAAGAAATCTATGATAGCATTCAGCGCCCCTCCCTGCAGCAAAGGTGAGTGGACAAGCTGAAAGATTTCAGCAAGAATTGAACCGCTGATCTTAGAGATGGAGGATGGACAAACCTTAGCTAAGGTAGTAAGGAACACGATAGCCACCTGGGAAACATGCATGTCATTCTCACTAATTAAAGCAGGGAGCTCCGTTAGGACTGACTCTATCATGGCAGGCTTGAGGCTGTCACTGTAGTTCCTCACTAGGATATCCAGAGCAGTCAAAGTGCTCAGTTTCAAGGCACGTTGATTCTTTCTCAGGAAGGAAGCTAAAATGGGGAAACCTTCCCCTAGAATGGGCCTTAAGTCTATTTTAAGTGGAGAACTAGCAATTAAAGTTAATGCTTTGACTGTTGTCAATCTGGTGATTTCATTTTTGAGCCTCTCCAGAAATATCTTCAAGGTTGGCTGGAGATCAGTGCTTAAATGGTCTCCCAGATTGCAGATGATTTGTCCCATGCATGAGATCGCTCGCTCTTTTACTTCCTGATCGATATCAGCTGCTTTCAGTCGCTTCAGAGTACCAGAGAATAGGTCTTTCACATAGGGCTTGGCATCAAAAGTGCAAGATTTATCCAAGGGCCTGATAACTTTCACAAGTTGCTGGGTGACCAGTAGAGCTTCTGAAGTGATCTTATAAAAGGGGTCTCCAATACAGGTCACAACTGGAGGTAGCAGGGTTTTGATATGCGGATGAAATACCTCTGGCTGGTGGTTGCAGAGGAGGACGTGAAGGAAAGACAGTGTATCAATCCTCATGTTGGAGGAGCTGGATTTATCAGCCAAGGAGAAAACAATACCTGTGCAAAGAGACAAGGAAGACTGCTTCCCTAAATCTTAAAATAGCTGGACACAGTTGGAaactctttttcctcccccacccAAAAGATACATACCCTTAAACAGGGTTACTACCTCTGCTGTCTTTCTGCTTTCAAGGAATTGACAATTCAGACATAACTGTTCTTCGTAGCAGCCCTGGATGATTGGCTACAAAAACTTTTTAGAAGGCTGATTAGAAAAGTCATCTTGGGCTGAGACAAAGAGGAATTGTTAGTGAAGTGCAAATAACTATGATAAAATGGCAAGAAATTAAGATGGGGAAAATCTAGTCTGAACACAAGGCACTCCACGCAGCAGGAACGTTTCTTCATAAGTTTATTCATCTGTgggaaatcttaaaaaaaagaagctgaggCTCTAATGTTTATCTAGTTTTGGAATGCCTCTTAGTACTGTTAAGAACATAACTGGACCATTAAGATGGAATATCCTTGTAAGAAGGGATATGCTTCCAAATCCAATTTCTATGGACGTATTTATGTTTCTCAGAAGACTGACCAGAAACATTTACAACAATCCTGCTTGCCACACTCAAAGTCATGTGCTGACTGGTCTGAATAcattgtggggtttttttgttcgtttgtttttgTACTACgtttttttttggcaatttACTAACACGTAAGAGGGAGGTGCGCAGATTGGGTCCACTGACAATCACAGGAGACTTTTTATGTCTTTATTATACATTCATATCAAGAACCAAGGCAGGACCTTAGTATTACAAGTCGGTCAGCAGTCTCGGATGTTTCATGAACTTCCAGGCAGGGAAAGCTCAAGCACTGGAGGAATGTATCAGCCAAtacaagtaatttttaaaatgccactACATTTTATAAGACAAAAATGTCACTAATGTGTTCCTGATTGCAGCAGGTTAGGAGACAATTCCAGCCAGTTTCAATGGAAGCAGGAACAGGCCTGCCTAAATGCATCTTGTCAGAGAACTGTGGAAATGAACTTGAAATACTTATCCTGGCTTTCAGTGAGACCAACAGATATGGGCAAAACCAGGACATGCAGGGAAGGAGCACACACATTACCAGAGATATGAATGAATTAAGCCAACCCCACTCCTTCATCCCTAGCCCACAGACAAGCTTTACCAGGCACTAGTGCAGGGATGTGATCTGCCAGGCAACCAGGAAGAACATTAGCCAGTTCTGTCAGGAGGCTGAAACAGCCCTGTCTGGATTTAATGCTCTTTTCTTTGAGCTGCTTGTGCAAGGCCTTGACAATGCTGGGAACCTGCAGTTtggaaaagcaaatgagaaagaaacacaTCAGTCATCCCAGTCTCTCGGGCACAGAGCTATGCTGCCAAAGGCTGAGCCAGAAGCACTAACAGTACAGCAAGAGAACTGAAAGGGAGCCAGCAAGAAACAGTCCAATTGCTGATCAGAGCATAGATTAAGGATGCATTACAGAAGATTGtagaatttcaaagaaaaatcttgcaaaCAGATCCCTATGCAACCCTTTCTGAGTGAGTATGATCTTCTAATAAGGAAGCTTAAAGAAGTGCACCAAATCAAAAACCAAATCTAATTAAGGACTGAGGTgcaagttatttaaataaatatatctcaAACATATAGAAGATTTATCAGTTAGATTTTAAATCTGCTTCAAGGCACTGACCAGTCATTAGCAGCATTAGCCAGAAAAAGCTTCTCTCACAGGCATAGTATTCTATAGTAATACTCTTCTTTCCAGTATTGCTTCCATCTTCTTCTAAAATGACTTGTATAGACCATGACAGTAGGAGGACCCTGGTCAGAGTCCTGATCAACGCATGTGGCTAAATCATCCTGACTGTATTCCTCCAgcatatttctgaattaaaacagcatgtaataaaaaaacaaacaaacaaaaaaaaatcacttccaaCATTTCCTTTAGTTTGATCAGCAATGGTGTGCAGTCTCTATACACTGCCACAGCAAGCTGTTCTGGAGCCAACTGGCTGTTCTCCCATAACAGAGCTGCATGTTGTGATACCCTTGCTGGTTGGATCCAACCCTTAATAAGCTTCCAATGGCTAAAGCCTGATACATTTATACCATGATTTATTCAATGAGtttctgagcagcagctggagcaacTGTCAGGCAATAGACTGGAATTTCACCCAAAGGCTAATGTCTCTTACACAGTCTGCAAACATATTTCAGAGACTAACCCAGGGGCCAGTGTAGATTACACCTCAGGGGTCTCTCCATGGGAATGGTGGGAGGAAAGCAGACAGCTGTTACCCTGGGAGATTTAGTCCCCACTGATTGTGCATCCAAAGGCTCCTTTAACTGACTGCGTTCTCAGGCTTAGCTACTAGCCACATTAATTGACAGCACAATATCTATTTCTTCTCATTGCTCTCTCGATTTAATCCAGTTGACCATCTCCTCACACACCTGGTTCTGAAGCATTGTGAGGGGAACATCATCTTTGCCAGTGACATCTGAAGCATGCAGCCAGCTCTGAATAGGTAGTGTTTGCTTCAGCAAGGAGACATAAGCACTGAAGACGTCCGCTTTGACattctcctccctctctttgAATCTGCTTATCAAAACTGGGGAAAGGGTTTTGTAGAAGTCCTGGAGGAGGTCGTGCCTGGTGCTGACAATGGCCTCCAGGCACTTTGCTGCAGACCTGCGGACTTTCCAACTGATGTCATCATCATCGCTGTACTCATCATCGCTTTCTGGAAAGGAATCAAGAGAAAGCGAGGTACACTGTTACAAGACGACCAGAACAAGAAGATCACTCAGTGCCTCGGAGTTTCCCTCTCCAGCTACTGACCCGACAAGCAGATGCCACACGTGTGGGAACATTAGGGGTGGGTTATCTGTACAATTTCTACAGACATCATTATGCATTAGGACAGCTGATATGAGTCAGGGCTGCCCTGTACTGATGTGAGCTCAGATCCATCTATCCCTAGTAAGGACTGACAGAGAACAAACCTCAGTATTGCTACACCTGCTGGGAAGGCCactccagctctggcatcaAGGCCTTTGTTATGAAGGTGGAATGAGATTCCCAAACGCTGGAGCCAGAAATaagtatatatttgttttagaaactgCTAAATGGCACAAAACTATGTTACAATATTATTAGCAGAACATTTAACATATCCTCCAGAAAGCTGGCCAGTAGCTTACCTCAATTAGTatgaaagtaaacaaaaatgcttttcttcaagGGACTACTACTACTACAAAACACCTACCATCCATTAAAAATAGTTGTGTCTACAATATTTACAGGCTGTGTTAAGTTGCAATGAAACTGTTACATCTAAATTGCAgcctttcatttaaaatagcagtTAAGCATGTatcttttcctgcagaaaaaagcaaaccacCTCACAAAGGCAAAGGTATAGTTTCTGTAGCTTCTAGGTGACAGCAAGGATGAACTTTGTCTGGCTGTTGATTTCAGGGACAGCGTGCATACATGGAAAACAGCTTAGCAGATGGAGAGACAAGagaaagaatcacagaaacCAAGGAAAGGTTCCAGCCTAACAAACCAGCATGGTTCTGACAAACACGGGCAGAGGTTCTGGCTGGGAAAACTTGGAAGCAATGAAGTCCTGATTGTCTGCCTGATGTTACAAGTGGTCAGGGAAACAGGAGTTTGTCCGTTCTGTAAATAAGGAAGATCACATCAAAGAAACTCCTCATTACCTTTCCAATTCCCATTCTAGCCAGAATAAACTACAAACATTGGCTAGCTGCCAGAGTTAGAAAAGGTAACGTTGCATGGCACTCCAGTAGACATAGTGAGAACAGTAGGTAATTATTTTACTGCAATTTCTAGATTTGCCTGTAAcacctttcttttcaaaaaataccGTTTTGTCAGGACCCCAGTAAGGAACCTCCTCACTCACATATGCCAGATGGGCTATCCAGACAGGCAGGAATCTTGTGTTACACCTGCATTCAAACCACTGGTTCAACCAGCAGAAGTCCAGACCAGCCAAAGAGCAAAGAATGACACAGCTTATGCTTCCCCATAGAGGGGTTGTTGCCtgtgcatataaatataaaactaaCTACTCGGAGCAGGGGCTGGAGGTctgcctggcaggctgcaggcaaCACTGGCCTCTTTGGGGGGCAAAAGGGAGTGTTTCCAACAATCAAGATGGTAAAGCAGCTGCTTGTCAGGATTTCCAGGTATTAAGCCTGGCTGGCTGCTGAATGTGCTCTAAGAGACACGTACAATCAGCAGGGTCAGCAAAGGCAGTGCTTTTTTGATCTAGCTCTCTGCGAAGCTAGTTCACAGTATGAGTTTCAGCATCTCCCCCACTGCCTTAGGCAAGCAGAGATCTGAAAAgcttgtccaaaaaaaaaaattaaaactagcAAAACCAGAATCATTGCTGGAATTCTGTACATACAGCTGTGTTATTATCactgtgaaattaaaataatccatTTAAGAGAATTAACTGTCTTAACATGGATCTGAATGGGGATAGGCAAGTGTAACATTATGGATGCAGAGAGAGAACAGGAAGGGGAGAAGCGTTCTGCTGAGTACAGTCAACCTCACAAGCAGGCACCTTGCTCTTCATCCTCCCCATTTTCAGTTTCCAtcatctcctcttcctcctcctcattaTCATAGTTGTAGTTTGGGTCAAAAGTGATGTATTTCAAGCACAAACCCATCACATTAGGGATGTGAGGGTCAATTTCCTTTGGGCACCTATCAAGGCAAATAAAAATCCTAAGAGTTAATAAATCCAAGAATAAGCAATTTCACATATCCTAATAAAACAATTCATCTCAAAAGGATCCCAAAACACttagcaaaatgtttaaaaattttgttattAAACTAGAGCTTCTCCTTCCCACAGTGCATGAAGTAAGATCACATCCCCCTGGAGAGGATGTAATAATTTCTTtaagaggaggggggaggggaaatcaCCATCTAATTCAGTTCTTCCCCTGCCACAGAAGAGAACTTCAGCAGCTCTGTAGGACTCCTTCTCCAAGGCAAGCACAGAAATTCTGACCAAATGACTGGAGAGCTGCAGGTCAGCAACTTCTGTACCTAAACCACCTTCCTCCCACTCCCTTCAGGCACTAGGAGCAAGACAGTCTCTTCTTGCTGAGGGATCCTCcaagaacaagaaaagcttCTACTCCTGCAAAATCAATACAGAAACATCCACGCACATGCTGAGGAAAAACAGCTCATGCACTCCAGCCCAACTCCGCATGTAAAAATGGGATTTCATTCCTGGGCTGTCTTTTTCCCACAGGAATACATGCAAGAAAACATTGAACCCTGGATGCTGAATGCAGACATATACAACAAAAGGACATGGAGGCACACACCTTCTCACAAAAGACTCGAAAGCCTGAAAGCAGTACTCCCTCAGCTCATCGTCTTCCACGTTACAGTACTGAACAATTAGAGGAATTATCTTCTCCAGATGTTCTCCTGGGAAGCACAAAGTAAGCAGCAGTGAAAATCATTCCAGCTTTCACTTACCTAAGCAGCTAACAGCTTAGCCATCTGCCACTTTCTTCTCATGCCCAAAAGTGCATTCCTTCCCTGGACCTCACAGGCAAGGAGTTGGCAGCCCAAAGACAAGCCTAGCACGGATTTTCAGCATTCAGCTCCTGTCCACTGCTCCCAGCACCTTGTTGTCATTCTGGTCACGGAAAGAGAGCTGTGACTGGAAATCTTCTAGGACCTAATCTCAGTTCCTGCAGGTCTTTTAGGCAAGTAACACAATATGCTGCCTCTCCATTTCTCCTCTCATTTAAAATGGGGTGAATCTGCTGCCCTATTTCACAGAGGCGTTAAGATCAGGGGAGTGCTGCAAGACCTTGAGATAAAAGGCACTACAGAACGGCCGCCAGAGAGTTAGTTCAGTGTCTCCTCTCTTCCTAGCGGAGATCAGAGAGCCAGATCAGAACCCCAAGGGGAATCACAAAGCACAAGCACATAACAAATAGAGTGAACACACTTCTTTTACTACTAAAAATgagctgctttaaaatatatgcgTGTTTGTCGGCATCATTTCAAGCTACTTATCCTACCTATGCGGTGCCCAGCCTGCCTACTAATGCCAGCAATACACTGGATGTAAGTCCTGGTGGTAGAAGTAGACTCGTTCCTCTTCAGCTCAGCAAGCAGATGCTCTGTGAGCTCTGAGAAGATGTTCCCACTGCAGGTCAAGACAAGATGACCCAAGGCAATGATGGCCCTTTTGCGCACTGCCAGCCTGGGGCTTGTCAGCTGGGGAAGGAGACAATTCAGGATGGAGGAATGGAAAGAGTAGAGTGTCCCTCCTAGTCTGCAAtcaacagaaaaagacagaaatcaaaAGTCAGATCTTCAGGGAAAAAGCCTCCGTTGCCAGCACAAG encodes:
- the LOC134145567 gene encoding cullin-associated NEDD8-dissociated protein 1-like isoform X1, with the translated sequence MSSVSYHISNLLEKMTSTDKDFRFMATNDLMMELQKDSIKLDEDSEKKVVKMLLKLLEDKNGEVQNLAVKCLGPLVGKVKEYQVETIVDTLCTNMLSDKEQLRDISSIGLKTVISELPPASTGSTMTANVCKKITAQLTGAIGKQEDVSVQLEALDILSDMLSRLGGTLYSFHSSILNCLLPQLTSPRLAVRKRAIIALGHLVLTCSGNIFSELTEHLLAELKRNESTSTTRTYIQCIAGISRQAGHRIGEHLEKIIPLIVQYCNVEDDELREYCFQAFESFVRRCPKEIDPHIPNVMGLCLKYITFDPNYNYDNEEEEEEMMETENGEDEEQESDDEYSDDDDISWKVRRSAAKCLEAIVSTRHDLLQDFYKTLSPVLISRFKEREENVKADVFSAYVSLLKQTLPIQSWLHASDVTGKDDVPLTMLQNQVPSIVKALHKQLKEKSIKSRQGCFSLLTELANVLPGCLADHIPALVPGIVFSLADKSSSSNMRIDTLSFLHVLLCNHQPEVFHPHIKTLLPPVVTCIGDPFYKITSEALLVTQQLVKVIRPLDKSCTFDAKPYVKDLFSGTLKRLKAADIDQEVKERAISCMGQIICNLGDHLSTDLQPTLKIFLERLKNEITRLTTVKALTLIASSPLKIDLRPILGEGFPILASFLRKNQRALKLSTLTALDILVRNYSDSLKPAMIESVLTELPALISENDMHVSQVAIVFLTTLAKVCPSSISKISGSILAEIFQLVHSPLLQGGALNAIIDFFQALVLTKTATMGYSELMKHLNAPIYSSGSAGASVTLHKQAYHSVAKCVAALSSACPKEAPGVVNQFIQDVKNPKSSSAVKVLAFLSLAEMGRTMNLSAQKELKTVILEAFTSPSEEVKSAASFALGNVSVGNLKEYLPFMLKEIGSQPKRQYLLLHSLKEVISSSPADGLKPYVEDIWALLFKHCECTEEGTRNVVAECLGKLTLVNPSELLPRLKKQLSSGSPHARSTVVTAIKFTIADQPQPIDALLKGCIGDFLKTLQDSDLNVRRVALAMFNSAAHNKPSLIRDLLNAVLPSLYNETKVRRELIREVEMGPFKHTVDDGLDVRKAAFECMYTLLESCLDRLDIYEYLNHVEDGLKDHYDIRMLTFIMLARLSTLCPNAVLQRLERLIEPLRATCSTKVKAGSVKQEFEKQDELKRSAMRAVAALLTIPEVEKSPVMAEFSSQIRSNPEMASLFESIQKDSASLSTTESMDMS
- the LOC134145567 gene encoding cullin-associated NEDD8-dissociated protein 1-like isoform X2; the protein is MATNDLMMELQKDSIKLDEDSEKKVVKMLLKLLEDKNGEVQNLAVKCLGPLVGKVKEYQVETIVDTLCTNMLSDKEQLRDISSIGLKTVISELPPASTGSTMTANVCKKITAQLTGAIGKQEDVSVQLEALDILSDMLSRLGGTLYSFHSSILNCLLPQLTSPRLAVRKRAIIALGHLVLTCSGNIFSELTEHLLAELKRNESTSTTRTYIQCIAGISRQAGHRIGEHLEKIIPLIVQYCNVEDDELREYCFQAFESFVRRCPKEIDPHIPNVMGLCLKYITFDPNYNYDNEEEEEEMMETENGEDEEQESDDEYSDDDDISWKVRRSAAKCLEAIVSTRHDLLQDFYKTLSPVLISRFKEREENVKADVFSAYVSLLKQTLPIQSWLHASDVTGKDDVPLTMLQNQVPSIVKALHKQLKEKSIKSRQGCFSLLTELANVLPGCLADHIPALVPGIVFSLADKSSSSNMRIDTLSFLHVLLCNHQPEVFHPHIKTLLPPVVTCIGDPFYKITSEALLVTQQLVKVIRPLDKSCTFDAKPYVKDLFSGTLKRLKAADIDQEVKERAISCMGQIICNLGDHLSTDLQPTLKIFLERLKNEITRLTTVKALTLIASSPLKIDLRPILGEGFPILASFLRKNQRALKLSTLTALDILVRNYSDSLKPAMIESVLTELPALISENDMHVSQVAIVFLTTLAKVCPSSISKISGSILAEIFQLVHSPLLQGGALNAIIDFFQALVLTKTATMGYSELMKHLNAPIYSSGSAGASVTLHKQAYHSVAKCVAALSSACPKEAPGVVNQFIQDVKNPKSSSAVKVLAFLSLAEMGRTMNLSAQKELKTVILEAFTSPSEEVKSAASFALGNVSVGNLKEYLPFMLKEIGSQPKRQYLLLHSLKEVISSSPADGLKPYVEDIWALLFKHCECTEEGTRNVVAECLGKLTLVNPSELLPRLKKQLSSGSPHARSTVVTAIKFTIADQPQPIDALLKGCIGDFLKTLQDSDLNVRRVALAMFNSAAHNKPSLIRDLLNAVLPSLYNETKVRRELIREVEMGPFKHTVDDGLDVRKAAFECMYTLLESCLDRLDIYEYLNHVEDGLKDHYDIRMLTFIMLARLSTLCPNAVLQRLERLIEPLRATCSTKVKAGSVKQEFEKQDELKRSAMRAVAALLTIPEVEKSPVMAEFSSQIRSNPEMASLFESIQKDSASLSTTESMDMS
- the LOC134145567 gene encoding cullin-associated NEDD8-dissociated protein 1-like isoform X3, translating into MGQFTHRAPESLGPLVGKVKEYQVETIVDTLCTNMLSDKEQLRDISSIGLKTVISELPPASTGSTMTANVCKKITAQLTGAIGKQEDVSVQLEALDILSDMLSRLGGTLYSFHSSILNCLLPQLTSPRLAVRKRAIIALGHLVLTCSGNIFSELTEHLLAELKRNESTSTTRTYIQCIAGISRQAGHRIGEHLEKIIPLIVQYCNVEDDELREYCFQAFESFVRRCPKEIDPHIPNVMGLCLKYITFDPNYNYDNEEEEEEMMETENGEDEEQESDDEYSDDDDISWKVRRSAAKCLEAIVSTRHDLLQDFYKTLSPVLISRFKEREENVKADVFSAYVSLLKQTLPIQSWLHASDVTGKDDVPLTMLQNQVPSIVKALHKQLKEKSIKSRQGCFSLLTELANVLPGCLADHIPALVPGIVFSLADKSSSSNMRIDTLSFLHVLLCNHQPEVFHPHIKTLLPPVVTCIGDPFYKITSEALLVTQQLVKVIRPLDKSCTFDAKPYVKDLFSGTLKRLKAADIDQEVKERAISCMGQIICNLGDHLSTDLQPTLKIFLERLKNEITRLTTVKALTLIASSPLKIDLRPILGEGFPILASFLRKNQRALKLSTLTALDILVRNYSDSLKPAMIESVLTELPALISENDMHVSQVAIVFLTTLAKVCPSSISKISGSILAEIFQLVHSPLLQGGALNAIIDFFQALVLTKTATMGYSELMKHLNAPIYSSGSAGASVTLHKQAYHSVAKCVAALSSACPKEAPGVVNQFIQDVKNPKSSSAVKVLAFLSLAEMGRTMNLSAQKELKTVILEAFTSPSEEVKSAASFALGNVSVGNLKEYLPFMLKEIGSQPKRQYLLLHSLKEVISSSPADGLKPYVEDIWALLFKHCECTEEGTRNVVAECLGKLTLVNPSELLPRLKKQLSSGSPHARSTVVTAIKFTIADQPQPIDALLKGCIGDFLKTLQDSDLNVRRVALAMFNSAAHNKPSLIRDLLNAVLPSLYNETKVRRELIREVEMGPFKHTVDDGLDVRKAAFECMYTLLESCLDRLDIYEYLNHVEDGLKDHYDIRMLTFIMLARLSTLCPNAVLQRLERLIEPLRATCSTKVKAGSVKQEFEKQDELKRSAMRAVAALLTIPEVEKSPVMAEFSSQIRSNPEMASLFESIQKDSASLSTTESMDMS
- the LOC134145567 gene encoding cullin-associated NEDD8-dissociated protein 1-like isoform X4, with amino-acid sequence MSSVSYHISNLLEKMTSTDKDFRFMATNDLMMELQKDSIKLDEDSEKKVVKMLLKLLEDKNGEVQNLAVKCLGPLVGKVKEYQVETIVDTLCTNMLSDKEQLRDISSIGLKTVISELPPASTGSTMTANVCKKITAQLTGAIGKQEDVSVQLEALDILSDMLSRLGGTLYSFHSSILNCLLPQLTSPRLAVRKRAIIALGHLVLTCSGNIFSELTEHLLAELKRNESTSTTRTYIQCIAGISRQAGHRIGEHLEKIIPLIVQYCNVEDDELREYCFQAFESFVRRCPKEIDPHIPNVMGLCLKYITFDPNYNYDNEEEEEEMMETENGEDEEQESDDEYSDDDDISWKVRRSAAKCLEAIVSTRHDLLQDFYKTLSPVLISRFKEREENVKADVFSAYVSLLKQTLPIQSWLHASDVTGKDDVPLTMLQNQVPSIVKALHKQLKEKSIKSRQGCFSLLTELANVLPGCLADHIPALVPGIVFSLADKSSSSNMRIDTLSFLHVLLCNHQPEVFHPHIKTLLPPVVTCIGDPFYKITSEALLVTQQLVKVIRPLDKSCTFDAKPYVKDLFSGTLKRLKAADIDQEVKERAISCMGQIICNLGDHLSTDLQPTLKIFLERLKNEITRLTTVKALTLIASSPLKIDLRPILGEGFPILASFLRKNQRALKLSTLTALDILVRNYSDSLKPAMIESVLTELPALISENDMHVSQVAIVFLTTLAKVCPSSISKISGSILAEIFQLVHSPLLQGGALNAIIDFFQALVLTKTATMGYSELMKHLNAPIYSSGSAGASVTLHKQAYHSVAKCVAALSSACPKEAPGVVNQFIQDVKNPKSSSAVKVLAFLSLAEMGRTMNLSAQKELKTVILEAFTSPSEEVKSAASFALGNVSVGNLKEYLPFMLKEIGSQPKRQYLLLHSLKEVISSSPADGLKPYVEDIWALLFKHCECTEEGTRNVVAECLGKLTLVNPSELLPRLKKQLSSGSPHARSTVVTAIKFTIADQPQPIDALLKGCIGDFLKTLQDSDLNVRRVALAMFNSAAHNKPSLIRDLLNAVLPSLYNETKVRRELIREKWGHSSTQWMMAWM